atgattaaaaaacaaaatctgtcctatgtccttccccgggactcaaactatctccatgccaaattacATACATCAAAATCCAAGCTATGCCAATTGCCAAGTAACAGATAGACCGATAGAGTTTACCTACCTTCGTcatatataatattagtagggattaaTTACGACTACATGCTCCATATTTCATACTGACacagtatacatatatacaaacgTGCTTCTTTTCCCCTATTTTTCCgatatattatgttaattttaggacaaaaaaatgtaaattacaGATCCGTAATGTtaatccaaaaaataaaaatgtaagtttTCCACTTTTAGAATGCTCAGGTGTAGTCACCATTCAGATATAGGTACTCGAGTGGCCAAGATacccacaaatatctgaacacgtcttTATTGCCAAGGCGTTAgtaagagtgcgtgttcagatatttttgaacaccacagccgctccgatatatctgacggcgactgcACCTAATGTTTTTACTAGCCAACTGTGAGTCGCAAGTAACAATCATCCTATTAAACTCGTCTATAAAATTGACTCAAATTTCTTCCAACATCTGTTTGGATATGATGGCTGCGCTATTATCATATGTCGTGCCATGCGTCACTCTTGCACATACTTTTCAGAACGCGAGGGCCGAGATAACAGACGACAAAAGCGCGACCATCCTAGGACCGTTGGACGTCAACTATGCGTAATAAACGATTATATAAACAAAACTGGGTTTCTTATAGAACTTGCTATACATTATAATTTCGTTAAGGAAATTATCACTTTAAAATAAGCGCGATAAAGTCGGATATTGAAATGCAAGCAGTgtgggccagttgcaccaaccacactgCCACTGCCATAATGAAATTTTGGAATATTTGCAATCCCCACACCTGTATGTAAGTAACAGtatgacaataaaataaaaaatattcatggagacaattctaaaaaccctaaACACAATTCGGTTACgctgttttatcacagagttcctacggccacctcctgtctccatcatcagatcagctccatgttaccATAATGTTGCATTTACGCTCGACTCacacacgtatgcaaattttcagcttcatcgaaaaccgggaagtgggtatATAGGtggtacaaacatacatagttacaactacatatatacatacaatgcaagttaagtaaaagcttgcAATAAAATAGACAAcacaaactaaactaaacacGACTAAACTAACAATTAGACTGGCAATGtggacatttaatttaatttttgttatttGTTACAGATGTAAATCACATGTTCCCGTTCGACCAGACGTCCGCTATGGTAGTGAACCTGAGCCGCATGTATTCGCCGATCATGCTCAGCCATGAGTGGCCGAAACTTGGCCGACTGCTCTTCACCCTTCTATGCAGCGTGCTAGGCGTGTCTATGAACGGATTCTTCGTGGCTTCCTTCTTCGTTGAACCTGGCCTGAACAAGATCGGTAAGTTACCATTAGCAATGACCCTGGGCTGCGTGTATTCGCCGGTCATGCTCAGCCATGAGTGGCCGAAACTTGGCCGGCTGCTCTTCATCCTTCTATGCAGCGTGCTAGGCGTGTCTATGAGCGGATTCTTCGTAGCTTATTCCTTCTTCGTTGAGCCTGGCCTGAACAAGATCGGTAAGTTATAAGCACATTGCCATTAACAGTGACCCTGAGTAGCGAACCTGAGCCGCATGTATTCGCCGGTCATGCTCAGCCATGAGTGGCCGAAACTTGGTCGTCTGCTCTTCACCCTTCTATCTTCTATTGATCGAGATCATTTATTTAGCTTCTAGTAAGTTTCACTTGTCCTCGCACTTTTAAAACGTTAAAACCAAATTGCACCCGTCCGACCGGGGTACGAAAATAACCGCATTAATTAAATTGTGCAGCGCATCACATTTTCCGATCCACAGGACTGACATGAAAACAGTAGGTTCACCTGAATGTCAATATGTCGGCGGAACCGACGCACGACCCGGGCGGGGCGGAAATGTAAAATTAAACGTTTACTACACAACCTTTTGTTTCAATTCGTTCATTTTCAACGGAATGGATGACAAACTTGTGTGGAATTACtttcgaaagagctcgtgattctgagtagaaataacatttaaaacccCAAATTTTACAGAAGGTGTAGTGTGTAGTGTACAACCTTAAATAAAATGGACCACTTGTTTAAAATACTCCGGCCATGATTCTTCGTTTAGccgattattaaaaaaaaacttaaaattctTATTTCGAAAGGGGCaattaatgaattaatgaacTATATGAGatagacaaaataaaacaattttgataattatgctggggccttattcgacatgccaattttgacgtcgcatgttgaagttcatttgaatctgaactatcgtgggttgtcgaataggtaaagatcattatctgtcagtgaatctcatgtaaacaaatcatttcatcgctagacttgattgtctattggtatggccgccatgtttggatttatgacatttaaaaggggattctatggcatagagtaaactgcatttctattttctatagttttttgattcctctactcgacgcaagatggagttaacagtcaaattttgatcttggcgttataaaaataaaccgcaagaacatgacatgcagttgcgttggtgtagatctatcatgaaaacgaatatatgacaattgtccagaattaaaaaaaacttgacaataaacatacagcaatacatataccactaaatgtcaaaaagaaaacagatttattataattactaggtaacaaattatatataaagtttaaattttaaaccaatcgtcgtggttcttagcaatgaacttcttgtaacttgtgcgaaaaatatcatttgatattacaccaattactttatggtgaagtaaaatatcatgagtcatgaggaagacggagtagccacaataagctatatttttgtcctctgggttagatggcagtgaaacagggagagatagtgaagaatgcggcaaaataagcatttattgtgttgttagtagttagtagactagtttttttttctaaaaatgaaaattgacgcaacggcGAGCTCATAGCCCcttatgagccagtctgttaggtgcaggcttaagggctaatcccgggggaagcggagcgtcggcgactagctggttgcatctgcatatcaacctcttctcacttttacctcaggtcctttgattaataaattaaggtaaaattcgtaagaactagtgcctgtgccatattctaaattggacgctatgcctaattagttgatataaattaaataataaaataattatttatttaattaaatttataacaacgcaacgtggggttattcatgttgatatttaatggcttatataagacagcggtcgtatattgcctcagaaatttggattttgtcagtttgaatgaacagcaaactggagacattgagattaattttaaacttattattttaggtgttcgtaagaaataaggtattgaacattgacggaaaatcgcggaaacccggccaggtgcgtcggaccacgcaaaatggaggaggattccatacacttacttcttctaccatgtatccatatgccaaaatagcaacaaaaaagccgaacaaaaataccgtttcttcgcagcactagatttcagtcctttttttagaaaagtaatatgtttaggtacataatatatgtaagtaatttttgttataatgtgaaacttatatgttgtgttacgagacttacgagtagctaactttaaactttaacagcctaacagatcccaataaggcctagtttaccctctgggttggaaggtcagatggcagttgctttcggaaaaactagtgcctacgccaattcttgggattaattgtcaagcgaaccataggttctcatgatccgtggcaaaatcgggataacgcgaggaagaataactttgtcacaataaagaatatttggccaaatataaatccgtattttattactcttatttgacctacctactcgtattgagtcgtattttgccgcctagtagcctcgaattggttgttgtatgtggctttccataaattaagggtccttatgcttcaataaggacgttttcatctgaagttgcaatagaaattggaaagccacatttttacaagcttttagttagtttcatctgtcccggttccaatcaaatcatgcaaattaaattgacccacttcccgggtgttcaatgaagctgaaaatttacataagtacataatatgtaatatgggcatagaaggtagcatcctatagaagtggtctacgcgtgcctccgtgagggacaaaacatacgcaatgcgacgctatgataggtagaatttatttgttatggtgggcaacaaataaattcgaccaatcatccatgctaatttacggtgaggaataaaaaaaaatgtgagactgtgacaaggacaaacaataatagcgctttcgctgctactcctactgaaagatacataagtctatcccgttctgtcagttatccccaccactcatgcccaatccagtttaatactagattcatgaatatgggtgaaaatacaatatttttatggtaccatcgagctgatctgatggtgatgatacagacagtagtcttttaagtctttttaactttgtgataaaacaacgcaacttaattgtatttgaaaatatttaaagaaaaatacagtcagaaattcgaaattttgttatctaacctctcaatcactcttgcatattcgagcgataaagaggcaaatagctgagtttcgattttcgcacttcccggtcTACCCTTCGGGGCctaccctttgtaaacaaaccgccttgatgtatcaatgtcaaatttttaattgtctgtaaaaacttgtcaaaaaaaagtttaaagaaaaggcaaagagtagtataatatatatagcgctggcggtacaccgagaaattcagtaaaatgctgcaaatgatgttaaaggtatgaaaatcggtacgaacatttgaaacaatttgacctgaagcaccaacaaataaaaaaaacgagaggagttatgacgtcatcttttttttttatggaatttaaaaaaatattgtacctatcgtgtgtggtattaaacgaaagggctttctgagccgattccaaaaatatatcacatcattacatttcagtatttttttttaaataatacaataaataattttcaaaacataccaagtttgggtttctccagatacaataccgttaaaaaatgttttttaaaatataattttatgctttctttttaaatatttaattgagagattcataatcacactttgtaaaactgaaaaattaaaaacaaaattaaatgtaaataatttcaaaattgctttattagggttagatatgaggatattacggataatttgaggtatattttacaaaaaaaaattaacggtattgtatctggagaagcccaaacttggtatgttttgaaaactatttttattataatttaaacaaaatgactgaaatgtaacgatgtgatatatttttagcattggctcagaaagccctttcgttgaataccacacacgataggtttctaattttttttttttcatacaaaagaaacatgacgtcataactcctctcgtttttttttatttgttggcgcttcgggtcaaattgtttcaaatgtcctaaagatcaatcgtaccgattttcagacctttaacaccatttgcagcattttactgattttcgcggtgtaccgccagcgctagaagtcggcagcaaagagtagtgtaatatataggacagtcggcagtcaacgtttgttcctaataaatataacattgatgaataaaggcggtttccttccgcgaaaccaatttcgttatgtgccaccattaaatttcgctcggatatgcaagagtgatagagaagcaaATACCTATCGCAATTTCCCCCattcccctttggatggttcttgtttgagttataataatgtcattgtatggaggactcaacctttccgttgcatttttaaagtgtttttatatcgacatgacactggctaaatgcaaaaaaaaaaccgctgtcatagtaacgaaaataataaacacgtcaatcgaaataaacaacgtaatatacaagaaaaattggaaaaatagtatatgataaatatgtaaaacatcattaattatcgaattaaaattacatacaacattgtgtaaaaaaattgaggcaaattatacagcccgattatacgggttacatcttgaaaaaaaaaatgattatcttggaaaacatgaacaaaggtatagtaaaataggtaggtaaataattcagggtttgcttgtctggtccacgcatgctgtacctaccacgaccacggcacggccgtctcctgctaacttttcgctataatattaaaatcataggtattagacctatgattttactattatagcgaacaaatatttcatgttcatgatctcgaatttaagactttagcttagatttatggcgtgcggcctagcgcgcgttgcctctatgaggagctgtcaaagcgctttatatctgtatgcttctgatgatgcggatcagcattgttatccagcggggcaagcggtcagcctgcagcctttctgggcaccctaccgcacttggtaggtcactaccacgatttagggcaaataatttatttataagtttttaataatatatatcttatacctttaaatgagcaattcttgtatatttatttatttatttatatgtatatatatttcggggatctcgggaacgactctaacgatttagatgaaatttgctatatgggggttttcgggggcgcaaaatcgatctagctaggttttatatctgggaaaacgcgcatttttgagtttttatatgttttcgagcaaagctgggaagacattaagtttttaatttaagtgtttttatattgtttcatatttaaacttacagatgtggaccaccagcgtggttttcttatttcctgttaccaacctgaaacaccatacctacttgaatatcagaaaataatctatagtgaagaaaattaaataaagtttaatgcttaaaaactttaatgttttattaaaattaaacaaaaaaaaaagtgtaaactgaaatatagctggtcaaccaaatcttgtcagtcaaaaaaggcgcgaaattcaaattttctatgggacgatatcccttcgcgcctacaactacatttttcaaatttgccgcctttttctactgtcaagttttggttgaccaagtatagatctaatttttttatttgtagttgaataacatatatgtatttaatttcctttaattaaaaatcatctctgtgtagatacatattaaacaataggtacttttaggtcttggtaagtaatatagccaaatacagtaggtcttatgactatattacttaccagtatttggctacattacttaccaagaccggagcctgacctgtcagtcaccaactattttgatgctctttgtaggtagcatcaaaatagttggtgacacaaagttaccaagttactaaggtaggtacctatatagtaggtagtagtagtgcaatatttagtcaaaatattttgactaatttagattattttatgccaaaaaggtaatacaagctatagctggtcaagcagatcttgtcagtagaaaaggcggcaaatttgaaaaatgtaggcgcaaagggatatcgtcccatagaaaatttgaatttcgcgccttttttactgtcaagatctgcttgaccagctatattcatgttccacttagaaataaaatacggacttttctgaatatatggtttacgaaatgtgttaaggtacaacttgtggtttgttaacgtggattagaaataggcagcttgagttgagagaggtgatgagtaaattgtttaattttttttacaattttgaccgtttataagagaatgtgtggagcaagcattatttgacgtgtaggcgtgggttcaacaaaaagatcgcttgtcaataaggcattcttgctgttaaaattcaattattaatagcctttatcgaccatcagcaatgtagtccctttttgattgatggaaattgtcacgtaagttccactacttgccgccgcatcgcctacagcgcattcgttggtctatcgctcacaagatgtcattaattcatgtaaacttacgtactgaaaaaaaaaagttttactctttgctataaattaccctttcgcacgtcaaaaactccaagatggtgccgaaggtcatagagaaccaagtctacctttggaatcattacttgtcaaaatttgacattagcaatccacagttaggtgacaaccaaaccaaaccattataaaccttaaagtaataataaaacaaagttgttttttgttaaattattgtttgtaccaaatgaacttcagcacttgatgaacttcaaatgaacttcagcagttgaatttcaaatgacgcgaaatctgacagttgtacatgtcgaataagggCCCAGTTTGCGGATATTCATTTACTTTAGGCGCTAGACAATTttgatacttacctactaataaataatatcttgcAGTGttttatgtgtgtgtgtgtgttgtgtgttgCAGTGTGTACATTGAAATACGTACTACCAAATGGTCCAATGTATAAGCAAATGGCTTGTAGCGTTTCCGGTTCCATGTTTCTTTTTATACACAAGAgagctataataacaaatacctaCAACTTTTCTGTCGTACAAAATTCAAGCGACGAATATTTCTCCGTCAGGAAATGCCTTCATGGGCATCTCAGACATGCTCACGTCCATGGTCGTCCTCCTGACATAACTGTATAGGTATGCTTTATCGCAAGAatattagggctgatttagacggcgcgcaaactcgcatgcgattttagttacattgcggactgttggttacgttcaattcaaccgaccgatcaaaacccgcaatgtaatgaaactcgcgtctaaatgagcccttacagcGGCCGATCACGATCATCTAATGACCGAAGTGCAGCCTACAGCTGCGGTATTTTGTTCGTGGTAAGTTTTAACGTGGGTTTTTGTCGACAGGATATGTGTTTATGGCGTGCTTAGGCATGTCGGACTTGGTCATATCCACGGCCGTGTTTCCGACGTCGGCGGTGGTACTGCTGTCCGGCGAATGGGACACGGATCCGGTGTGCTACGCGCTCCAGACTGTGACCGAGGCCGGAACGTACAGCTACAGTCTTTTCTTTATGGTGAGTATGTGTGGTGTGTGGTGTGTTTCGGTGAATAAATAGGTAATCTGTTTGTGTCAATCTCAATCACCATAGATTGACACGCTAACCGTACGTGCCCCGTATATGGGTCACGGCAAGCCTCTATTACAAAACCTAGGTTAACAATTCAGATTGGGATAGACAGTGCACGTTTTAATGATCTCTACAAACGCCACCGTAATCGCGTGCGATTTGTGATACATTGCGGttatattttagaattttaGTCACTGTGAGAAATAACTGTTCAAGTAATTCTGAATTCCATGAAGATCAATACATACAATTTCACTTCGTGTTATTTGACAACCAATACTTAAATGGTTAAATTGGAATGATGGACACTatatcacaacttttttttatctaagatgtgtaagtacttaaaaaaaaaacgttacagAATGTAACCGAGCTCAGACGTTTTTTATGGAACATATAGAATCGTTCCACGTCATAAATCGTCATTTCTTCCACAGATGACTGCGATAGAGTCGTACTACAGACTCTGTAAAGCTACCTCCGACTACGAATTCCTAATCTCCATGAGGATCGGCCTCTTCACTGTCATCCTCTTTACGATCGCGTTCCTCACCGCCGCCGTCGGAGTCTTCATGGAGCTGGACTACGACTACTGCCATCGCAGCCACTCTGGCAACTTCATCTTCAGGGTCACTACGTTCGTCATCTTCTACGCTATTCCGTTTCTCGTTATTTTCTTCTGTCTCGCTAACAACGCCTGCAGAATTAGAAACAAAGCTAGAAAACATAACCATTACAAACGTAGCCTACAGTATGAAACTGAAACCACCACCAACAATCTCAACATTAGCGCATATTTCTTATTTGTCGCAGCATGGATCCCATACCTGATCGTTGTCTACCTGTATCCCGAGACTGTTGACTCGAAATACTATCAGAGCGTTTGGGTTGGCATCTTCCGATCTGTGTTCACGAGCTTTCTCTACGGATCAATAGACAGACATTTCAGGCGTGCTTTCGCGCATTTGTTCAATTATTGCTGCTGCAAGAGCACCCTTTCCGGGTCCTTCGCCGGCCGGCACAGGCGAGCTTTAGAATGCAAGGCTGTAGGTGACGTGAGGGTGCACATCATGCACCAGGCTATGAACGCCAACAGCCCTCAGCGAGGAGCGTCGTCGTCCCGCGAGACGCAGGAATTATGATGCCTCTAAGCTAATTTCGTCGACGGCTTGAGAGGGTGGTCATCTTTCTACTTTGGATAGGTTTTGACAAATGTCGGGCTCTGGGATCGACGTAAAAAGGCTTTAATATTTAACCATGACCACCCTACACCAGGGCTTTACTATACTCGCCTGATTTTGTTGCATTTTCTTTACGCATTTAACTTTAATGGGTAATTGTAGAACAAAGTGAGAAACATTAacgcaagcaagggattttttataaaaatgtacatataaaaaacagaataaaaaaatagaatggtATACCCATTGTATTAACATGTAAATACTTACTAATTCGGGAATGTTAACCTTTAATGGTTTTAATTAAGAGCTTCAAATCTTGAATCTGTATATGTTTAACAGATAATTTATGTTAGCATAAGAGCAGGTTTCCTTTATctgttgttattttaaacaacatttttttttatcgtttgatatttgacaaattaaacatttattttaatttgttgacTTGTTCTCTTCGGCGCATTTGTAAACATCAATCTTTACGGTCAATGACTATATACCTACATCGGAAAG
This genomic window from Cydia amplana chromosome Z, ilCydAmpl1.1, whole genome shotgun sequence contains:
- the LOC134661005 gene encoding neuropeptide Y receptor type 2-like, coding for MVVNLSRMYSPIMLSHEWPKLGRLLFTLLCSVLGVSMNGFFVASFFVEPGLNKIGYVFMACLGMSDLVISTAVFPTSAVVLLSGEWDTDPVCYALQTVTEAGTYSYSLFFMMTAIESYYRLCKATSDYEFLISMRIGLFTVILFTIAFLTAAVGVFMELDYDYCHRSHSGNFIFRVTTFVIFYAIPFLVIFFCLANNACRIRNKARKHNHYKRSLQYETETTTNNLNISAYFLFVAAWIPYLIVVYLYPETVDSKYYQSVWVGIFRSVFTSFLYGSIDRHFRRAFAHLFNYCCCKSTLSGSFAGRHRRALECKAVGDVRVHIMHQAMNANSPQRGASSSRETQEL